Proteins encoded together in one Lathyrus oleraceus cultivar Zhongwan6 chromosome 5, CAAS_Psat_ZW6_1.0, whole genome shotgun sequence window:
- the LOC127085571 gene encoding pentatricopeptide repeat-containing protein At5g61800 — MRILNFIKQCKSMKHLHQIHAHTITTGLLPHHKSTILNNIISTFTSLIPSNKNNKTCSKSTLTTYALSVFNSIPNPTTFTYNTLIRIHTLLSSPLSALQIFLSLRRLSLPLDFHTFPLILKASSQLNSLSLAQSLHSHVFKFGFLHDSFVLNSLIHVYSVNNRVSDAHKVFRQSSYRDIISYNAMIDGFVKSFQLDSARELFDEMPKRDNVSWSTMIAGYSHAKLCHEAIELFNEMISLDIVPDNIALVSILSACAQLGELERGRFVHDYIRSNGIRVDSFLTTGLVDLYAKCGCVEIASDIFESCKDKDVFTWNAMLVGLAIHGKGLVLLKYFSRMVAEGVQPDGITFLGVLIGCSHAGLVYEAQKIFNEMESVYGVARESKHYGCMTDMLARAGLIEESVEMIRGIPGGGDVSAWGGLLGGCRIHGNVEIAKQAAQQVMEIKPEDGGVYSVMANVYANTEQWDDLVKIRRSLGANRRAKKITGSSLIRLNGH; from the coding sequence ATGAGAATCTTGAATTTTATTAAACAATGCAAATCCATGAAACATCTTCACCAAATCCACGCTCACACAATCACCACAGGTCTATTACCTCACCACAAATCCACAATCTTAAACAACATCATTTCCACTTTCACTTCCTTAATCCCCtcaaacaaaaacaacaaaacatGTTCCAAATCAACTCTAACAACCTATGCACTTTCCGTCTTCAACTCAATTCCAAACCCAACAACTTTCACCTACAACACCCTCATCAGAATCCACACTCTCCTCTCTTCCCCCCTCTCCGCCCTCCAAATCTTTCTCTCTCTCCGCCGTCTCTCTCTCCCACTTGACTTCCATACTTTCCCTTTAATCCTCAAAGCTTCATCTCAACTCAATTCCCTCTCTCTCGCTCAGTCTCTTCACTCCCATGTCTTCAAATTCGGTTTCCTCCATGATTCCTTCGTTCTCAACTCGCTTATTCATGTATACTCTGTTAATAACCGTGTAAGTGATGCTCACAAAGTGTTCCGTCAAAGTTCTTATAGAGATATTATATCTTACAATGCTATGATTGATGGGTTTGTTAAAAGTTTCCAGCTTGATTCTGCACGTGAACTGTTCGACGAAATGCCCAAAAGGGATAATGTTTCTTGGAGTACAATGATAGCGGGTTATAGCCATGCTAAATTGTGTCACGAAGCTATTGAACTTTTTAATGAGATGATTAGTTTGGATATTGTTCCGGATAATATAGCTTTGGTGTCGATTCTATCTGCTTGTGCTCAATTAGGGGAGTTAGAACGTGGTAGGTTTGTTCATGATTACATTAGGAGTAATGGGATTCGAGTTGATTCGTTTTTGACGACCGGGTTGGTGGACTTGTATGCAAAATGTGGATGTGTTGAGATTGCAAGTGATATATTTGAGTCATGCAAAGATAAAGATGTGTTTACATGGAATGCTATGCTTGTTGGTCTTGCTATCCACGGGAAAGGTTTAGTTTTGTTGAAATATTTTTCTAGAATGGTTGCGGAAGGGGTTCAGCCTGATGGAATTACTTTCTTGGGCGTGTTGATTGGTTGTAGTCATGCTGGGTTGGTTTATGAAGCTCAAAAGATTTTCAATGAGATGGAAAGTGTGTATGGGGTTGCTAGAGAGTCTAAGCATTATGGGTGTATGACTGATATGTTGGCAAGGGCTGGGTTGATTGAAGAATCAGTGGAAATGATAAGAGGGATACCAGGTGGGGGTGATGTGTCTGCATGGGGTGGGTTGTTAGGTGGATGTAGGATACATGGGAATGTTGAGATTGCAAAGCAAGCAGCTCAGCAAGTAATGGAGATAAAGCCTGAAGATGGCGGGGTTTATTCTGTCATGGCTAATGTTTATGCTAACACAGAACAATGGGATGATTTAGTTAAGATTAGGAGATCCTTGGGAGCTAATAGAAGAGCTAAGAAAATTACTGGCTCTAGTTTGATTAGACTCAATGGGCattag